The following proteins are co-located in the Paenibacillus sp. JNUCC32 genome:
- a CDS encoding C40 family peptidase, with product MKKKLTAISLGLALALTLGTGSAFADSKLNTAIKPAIGVSYKTGGTTTNGFDCSGFTSYIYKKLGLSLPRTSGAQYKVGTAVAKSKLKAGDLVFFNTSGRGVSHVGIYVGGGKFAHSSSSRGVIISPLSQSYYANRYVGAKRVMSQSTYKSVAVNYN from the coding sequence TTGAAAAAGAAGTTAACGGCCATTTCTCTAGGCCTGGCCCTCGCACTCACATTAGGGACCGGAAGCGCTTTCGCCGATTCCAAATTAAATACTGCAATCAAACCAGCCATTGGTGTCTCTTATAAAACAGGTGGAACCACAACGAATGGTTTTGACTGCTCCGGATTCACCAGCTATATCTACAAGAAACTTGGTCTAAGCCTGCCGCGCACGTCTGGAGCTCAATACAAAGTCGGTACGGCCGTAGCCAAGAGCAAGCTGAAAGCTGGCGATCTCGTGTTTTTCAACACATCCGGCAGAGGTGTATCTCATGTGGGTATTTATGTTGGGGGCGGCAAATTCGCTCATTCCTCATCCTCGCGCGGTGTCATCATCAGTCCGCTGAGCCAGAGCTATTACGCCAATCGATACGTAGGTGCTAAGCGAGTCATGAGTCAGTCTACGTACAAGTCTGTAGCTGTGAACTACAATTAA
- a CDS encoding GNAT family N-acetyltransferase — MDAAPISFHTVVMREEHAKEICAWTYPPPYNIYGFLPWEQMKGLEIEFGDPDIRREQYISILDERKTLWGFAQLFPMHEVTRIGLGMRPDWCGRGMGKRFMQTIVREARRRRPADEIDLEVMTWNERAIRAYEKAGFHITDTYERLTPTGNALFHCMVYEPPANEE, encoded by the coding sequence ATGGATGCAGCACCGATTTCATTTCATACGGTGGTCATGCGTGAAGAGCACGCGAAAGAAATATGCGCCTGGACCTATCCTCCTCCCTATAACATTTACGGTTTTCTTCCCTGGGAGCAGATGAAGGGGCTTGAGATCGAGTTTGGGGATCCGGACATCCGCCGGGAACAGTACATTTCGATTTTGGATGAACGGAAGACGCTATGGGGATTTGCCCAGCTGTTTCCGATGCATGAGGTTACGCGGATCGGGCTGGGCATGCGGCCTGATTGGTGCGGGCGGGGAATGGGTAAACGGTTTATGCAGACGATTGTCCGGGAAGCGAGGCGGAGGCGGCCTGCCGATGAGATCGACCTGGAGGTAATGACCTGGAATGAGCGCGCGATCCGTGCATACGAAAAGGCGGGCTTTCATATCACCGATACGTACGAGCGCCTTACACCGACGGGAAACGCCCTTTTCCACTGCATGGTGTATGAGCCTCCGGCAAATGAGGAATAG
- a CDS encoding c-type cytochrome, which yields MQKWIMSGLFFVACALAIALMFTLPGKEQVAQEEKPTMPEVTLDAAAAEATLKASCISCHGDQLQGGAGPALNQVGGHMDADAIFNVVTKGRKGMPSFKDQLKPDEIANIALYLAEKK from the coding sequence ATGCAAAAATGGATCATGAGCGGATTGTTCTTCGTCGCATGTGCGTTGGCTATTGCGCTGATGTTTACGCTCCCAGGCAAGGAACAGGTAGCTCAGGAAGAGAAGCCGACTATGCCGGAAGTGACTCTGGATGCTGCCGCAGCCGAAGCCACACTGAAAGCAAGCTGCATCAGCTGTCATGGTGACCAACTTCAAGGCGGCGCTGGACCGGCTTTGAATCAAGTAGGCGGACACATGGATGCGGACGCTATCTTCAACGTTGTAACCAAAGGCCGTAAGGGTATGCCTTCCTTTAAGGATCAACTTAAGCCTGACGAAATCGCAAACATCGCGCTGTACCTTGCTGAGAAAAAATAA
- a CDS encoding 4a-hydroxytetrahydrobiopterin dehydratase, protein MLYTQQEVEAHLEKLEGWEFEQGRWIVRKYTFSSFMKGIAFVDEVAAISEAFGHHPYITIDYKVVTLRLTSWDDGGITAVDIKEAQQFNEAYEKSRSKDGKSGQ, encoded by the coding sequence ATGCTTTATACGCAGCAAGAAGTAGAGGCTCATCTGGAAAAGCTTGAGGGTTGGGAATTTGAACAAGGGAGATGGATCGTCAGGAAGTATACCTTCTCCTCCTTCATGAAGGGAATCGCTTTTGTTGATGAAGTGGCAGCTATTTCGGAAGCTTTCGGACATCACCCCTATATCACCATAGATTATAAAGTCGTTACGCTGCGTCTCACTTCCTGGGACGACGGCGGCATTACGGCTGTGGATATTAAGGAAGCGCAGCAGTTTAACGAGGCCTACGAGAAAAGCCGTTCCAAGGACGGCAAATCAGGACAATAG
- the motA gene encoding flagellar motor stator protein MotA: MEISTIIGLIIGIVAVLVGMILKGASLLALYNPAAYLIILGGTAATLFIGFPLSELKKIPKLVKMTFVKQNLMDKTDMIKLFMEWASITRREGLLALETKVDEIDDSFLRNGMRMIIDGNDQEFVRDVLMEDINATEERHRSGSLIFSQAGMYAPSLGVLGAVIGLIAALSHMEDMGELAHAIGAAFIATLLGIFTGYVICHPIANKLKRLSKREVEIRLMMVEGLLSIQSGVSTIAINQKLSVFLTPSERAELSEREAGASEQKD; the protein is encoded by the coding sequence ATGGAAATTTCAACAATTATAGGCTTAATCATCGGTATCGTCGCGGTACTGGTGGGCATGATTCTTAAAGGTGCCTCCCTTCTCGCTTTGTATAACCCGGCAGCCTATCTAATCATTCTTGGCGGTACGGCAGCAACTTTATTCATCGGATTTCCGTTATCCGAGCTGAAAAAGATTCCGAAGCTGGTCAAAATGACCTTCGTGAAACAGAACCTGATGGACAAGACGGACATGATCAAGCTGTTCATGGAATGGGCTTCGATTACGCGCCGTGAAGGTCTGCTGGCTCTGGAAACCAAAGTCGATGAGATCGATGACAGCTTCCTGCGTAACGGAATGCGCATGATTATCGACGGCAACGATCAGGAATTCGTACGCGATGTATTGATGGAAGATATCAACGCCACGGAAGAGCGCCATCGTTCCGGCTCGCTGATCTTCTCCCAGGCCGGCATGTATGCACCTTCCCTCGGAGTACTCGGAGCCGTTATCGGTTTGATCGCTGCACTATCCCATATGGAAGACATGGGCGAGCTTGCCCATGCCATCGGGGCTGCGTTTATTGCTACCCTGCTCGGTATCTTCACCGGTTATGTCATCTGTCACCCGATTGCGAACAAACTCAAGCGCCTATCCAAGCGCGAGGTTGAAATTCGACTGATGATGGTAGAAGGCCTGCTGTCCATTCAATCCGGTGTATCCACCATTGCAATCAATCAGAAGCTCTCCGTGTTCCTGACACCATCCGAACGCGCTGAGCTCAGCGAGAGGGAGGCTGGTGCTAGTGAGCAAAAAGACTAG
- the motB gene encoding flagellar motor protein MotB: protein MSKKTRHEPHEEHADESWLLPYADLLTLLLALFLVLYAMSATDARKFQEMSEAFSVALTGGTGVLDYSKTEPSDTPPNINDHKATTPSVPATTPDQRRAELMRQEQEDLERLKKQLDNYIKNNGLTSELSTKLNHSQLVITIRDNALFPSGEAVVKPEARKLAKAISQMLHKFPDYEIIVSGHTDNVPISNSKYPSNWDLSSDRALQFMKILLTNSELDPKRFMPIGYGEYHPIADNNTAVGRAKNRRVEVSIIRKYQDSATFTSVNE from the coding sequence GTGAGCAAAAAGACTAGACACGAGCCACACGAGGAGCATGCCGACGAATCCTGGCTTCTTCCGTACGCAGACCTGCTGACATTGCTTCTGGCCCTGTTCCTGGTTTTGTATGCCATGAGCGCGACGGATGCACGCAAATTTCAAGAAATGAGCGAAGCCTTCAGCGTTGCTCTCACCGGCGGAACCGGCGTGCTGGATTACAGCAAGACCGAGCCCAGCGACACCCCGCCTAATATTAACGATCATAAAGCGACAACCCCTTCCGTTCCAGCAACAACGCCCGACCAACGTCGTGCCGAGTTGATGCGTCAGGAACAAGAGGATCTGGAGAGGCTGAAGAAACAGCTCGATAATTATATTAAAAATAACGGTTTAACCTCAGAGCTCAGCACCAAGTTAAACCACTCCCAGCTGGTCATTACGATCCGGGATAATGCCCTGTTCCCGTCCGGCGAAGCCGTGGTGAAGCCGGAGGCCCGTAAACTGGCCAAGGCCATATCGCAAATGCTTCACAAATTCCCGGATTATGAGATCATTGTTTCCGGTCATACGGATAATGTGCCGATTTCCAACAGCAAATATCCGTCCAACTGGGATTTAAGCTCGGATCGGGCATTGCAGTTCATGAAGATTCTGCTCACCAACTCGGAACTGGACCCTAAACGGTTCATGCCGATCGGTTATGGAGAATACCATCCGATCGCCGATAACAACACCGCTGTTGGACGAGCGAAGAACCGTAGGGTTGAGGTATCCATTATACGTAAATACCAGGATAGCGCAACGTTTACCAGCGTTAATGAATAA
- the rluF gene encoding 23S rRNA pseudouridine(2604) synthase RluF: MRINKFISETGYCSRREADKLVESGKVTINGVVAVLGSQAEEGDDVRIQGKPLQDKKKHVYIALNKPVGITSTTESHIKGNIVDFVGHNERVFPIGRLDKDSEGLILLTNDGDIVNKILRSEGKHEKEYIVTVDRPVTESFLRGMAGGVKILGEMTLPCEVTRMSERVFRIILTEGKNRQIRRMCSAFGYEVRKLQRIRIMNIRLGSQRIGSWRDLNDKEKEELGRLLNYKLE, encoded by the coding sequence TTGAGAATCAATAAATTTATCAGCGAAACGGGATATTGCTCGCGTCGTGAAGCGGACAAGCTGGTGGAGAGCGGGAAGGTCACCATTAACGGGGTGGTTGCGGTCTTGGGCAGCCAGGCCGAGGAAGGCGACGATGTGCGGATCCAGGGAAAGCCGCTTCAGGACAAGAAGAAGCATGTATATATTGCTCTTAATAAGCCGGTCGGGATTACGAGCACCACCGAGTCGCATATTAAGGGCAATATTGTAGACTTCGTAGGCCATAACGAACGGGTTTTTCCCATTGGACGATTGGATAAGGACTCCGAAGGACTGATCCTGTTAACGAATGACGGAGATATCGTCAATAAGATCCTTCGCTCCGAAGGAAAACATGAGAAAGAATATATTGTGACGGTGGACCGTCCGGTAACGGAATCCTTCCTTCGCGGAATGGCCGGCGGCGTCAAAATTTTGGGGGAGATGACGCTCCCCTGTGAGGTCACGCGAATGTCCGAACGCGTATTTCGAATCATTCTGACGGAGGGGAAAAATCGGCAAATCCGCAGAATGTGCAGCGCTTTTGGTTATGAGGTTCGAAAGCTGCAGCGAATCCGGATTATGAATATTCGACTTGGCAGCCAACGTATCGGCTCATGGCGCGATCTCAATGACAAAGAGAAGGAAGAGCTTGGCCGGCTGCTGAACTATAAGCTCGAGTAG
- a CDS encoding ATP-binding protein: MSIKTKLSMIMSISVLFILLLNITLNYYTTQENLQQDSETKMVMAATQIAITVQQTGFSSAYVDNIFGDMLKVAAVNAAKALDPDINNITNQQLAELSKEIGVTHISLLVRTNDDIVVARSSSQDEIGLSTKNWGYWHTAFLELFQHGKVVSVTEGQRSEHFWSGPFEFSTSNPEFIDKWGYYYDGKRNYIIDPYIRNSNIKDFVKITSPNTVVEETLKSNPRILEVTGINPETFGNEYMREDGTDDVHHKLRNRPITFGTYNYGSLDQDTEAVQRAVSTSDNVVFVSTINNKKVLKSFIPILSENKPTSVISVVMDYEAISSVMREQMISLVAISLVLLEIVIFGSYIVAGYFTKPIQAILGTVNDVSDGHFDRRLEVSSRDELGQLAGRINAMTRNLGTYTSQLKQMVDENQSVKEYLESVINQTADAIHTTDTYERVISVNKAFEQLYGWKAHEVVGRKLALVPPAKEEEEKERIRRLRAGERLPPVETVRLRKDGSTIEVSISTSLVRDENGEVTSMISVSRDVTERNRIEELLRRSEKLNTVGQLAAGVAHEIRNPLTTLRGFLQLQQQTHKANPDHIDLMLSELDRINLIVSEFLILAKPQAINFQERDVGVIMGDVISFLDSQAHLYGIEFKLDFIEEPTFVHCEENQLKQVFINLLKNAIEAMPEGGNIWIRLTRPQAEQIQIDIRDEGQGIPEDMMPHLGEPFITNKETGTGLGLMVSQRIIQGHRGTMEIESEVGVGTRVSIVLPAVPQKTIEG, encoded by the coding sequence TTGTCGATTAAGACGAAATTATCGATGATCATGTCCATATCGGTATTATTTATCCTTCTGCTTAACATTACGCTGAATTATTACACGACCCAGGAAAACCTGCAGCAGGATAGTGAAACCAAAATGGTAATGGCCGCCACGCAAATCGCCATTACGGTTCAGCAAACCGGCTTTAGCTCTGCGTATGTGGATAACATTTTCGGGGATATGCTGAAGGTAGCAGCAGTTAATGCGGCAAAGGCCTTAGATCCCGATATTAACAATATAACCAATCAGCAATTGGCCGAATTAAGTAAAGAGATCGGTGTGACCCACATTTCGCTGCTGGTTCGAACCAACGATGATATCGTTGTTGCCCGTTCCTCCTCCCAAGACGAAATCGGCCTTTCCACAAAAAACTGGGGGTATTGGCATACCGCATTTCTGGAATTGTTCCAGCATGGCAAAGTCGTGTCCGTTACGGAGGGGCAGCGGTCCGAGCATTTCTGGTCCGGACCGTTCGAGTTCTCCACATCCAATCCGGAGTTCATTGATAAATGGGGATACTATTATGATGGCAAGCGGAATTATATTATCGATCCCTACATCCGGAATTCGAATATCAAGGATTTTGTGAAGATCACAAGCCCGAACACCGTGGTGGAGGAGACTTTGAAATCCAATCCGCGGATATTGGAAGTGACGGGCATCAACCCCGAAACGTTTGGCAATGAATATATGAGAGAGGATGGAACGGACGATGTTCACCACAAGCTCCGCAATCGACCGATCACGTTCGGCACCTACAATTATGGGAGCCTGGATCAAGATACGGAAGCTGTGCAGAGGGCCGTATCTACCAGCGACAATGTGGTGTTTGTCAGCACCATCAATAATAAGAAGGTGTTAAAAAGCTTCATTCCCATCCTGTCCGAAAATAAACCGACCAGCGTGATCAGCGTCGTCATGGATTATGAAGCCATCTCTTCCGTGATGAGGGAGCAGATGATCAGTCTGGTGGCTATTTCACTGGTTTTGCTCGAAATCGTGATTTTTGGCAGTTACATTGTAGCGGGTTATTTTACGAAGCCGATTCAGGCCATCCTGGGCACCGTAAACGATGTATCGGATGGTCACTTCGATCGTAGACTTGAGGTTAGCAGCCGGGACGAGCTGGGGCAGCTTGCAGGCCGCATCAATGCCATGACCCGCAATCTGGGTACCTACACGAGCCAGTTGAAGCAGATGGTGGATGAGAACCAGTCCGTTAAAGAATATTTAGAGTCCGTTATCAATCAGACGGCCGATGCCATTCATACAACAGACACTTATGAACGCGTGATCAGCGTGAATAAAGCGTTTGAGCAATTATACGGCTGGAAGGCGCACGAAGTGGTCGGGCGGAAGCTTGCGCTTGTGCCTCCGGCCAAAGAGGAAGAGGAGAAGGAACGCATCCGTCGTTTGCGGGCTGGTGAGCGGCTTCCGCCGGTGGAGACGGTCCGTCTGCGCAAGGATGGAAGCACGATTGAAGTGAGCATCAGCACCTCGCTTGTGCGGGACGAGAACGGCGAGGTTACCTCCATGATTAGCGTATCCCGCGATGTGACGGAACGCAATCGGATCGAGGAGCTCCTGCGGCGTTCGGAGAAGCTCAATACCGTGGGGCAGCTGGCTGCCGGGGTTGCGCATGAAATCCGGAATCCGCTTACGACCCTCCGAGGATTTTTGCAGCTTCAACAACAGACTCACAAAGCGAATCCCGATCATATCGACCTGATGCTGTCCGAGCTGGATCGAATCAATCTGATCGTCAGTGAATTTCTGATATTAGCCAAGCCTCAGGCGATTAATTTCCAGGAGAGGGACGTGGGCGTCATTATGGGGGATGTCATCTCCTTCCTTGACAGCCAGGCGCATCTGTACGGCATCGAGTTCAAATTGGATTTTATTGAAGAACCGACCTTTGTGCATTGCGAAGAGAACCAGCTCAAACAGGTGTTCATAAATCTGCTCAAGAATGCCATTGAAGCCATGCCGGAAGGCGGCAATATATGGATTAGGCTTACACGCCCGCAGGCCGAACAGATACAGATCGATATTCGGGATGAAGGTCAAGGCATTCCGGAAGACATGATGCCGCATCTTGGCGAACCGTTTATTACGAATAAGGAAACGGGCACAGGACTCGGGTTGATGGTAAGCCAGCGCATTATTCAGGGCCACCGGGGGACGATGGAAATCGAGAGTGAAGTTGGCGTAGGCACGAGGGTAAGTATTGTCCTGCCTGCGGTACCGCAGAAAACAATCGAAGGCTGA
- the tadA gene encoding tRNA adenosine(34) deaminase TadA: MISHSIDPLAVDNENHERWMREAIAEARKAEELGEVPIGAVIVRGDDIIGRGYNLRETTYDGTAHAEMVAIREASRHLGAWRLLDCRLYVTLEPCPMCAGAIVQSRIPQLIYGTSDPKAGCAGTLMNLLQEPRFNHRTHVVDGVLQEECASLLTQFFRRLRGKI, encoded by the coding sequence TTGATATCACATTCAATAGACCCACTGGCTGTGGATAACGAAAATCATGAACGCTGGATGCGAGAAGCCATCGCGGAAGCCCGGAAGGCCGAAGAGCTCGGTGAAGTTCCTATTGGCGCTGTCATCGTACGGGGCGATGACATTATTGGCCGTGGATATAATCTGCGTGAAACGACTTACGATGGGACGGCTCATGCCGAGATGGTAGCGATCCGGGAGGCCAGCCGGCATCTTGGAGCCTGGCGGCTGCTCGACTGTCGATTATACGTGACGCTGGAGCCTTGTCCCATGTGTGCAGGTGCCATCGTTCAGTCCCGGATTCCGCAGCTCATCTACGGCACAAGCGATCCCAAGGCAGGCTGTGCGGGCACACTGATGAATCTGCTTCAAGAGCCGCGCTTTAATCATCGGACGCACGTGGTGGACGGCGTGCTGCAGGAAGAATGCGCATCGTTGCTGACTCAGTTCTTTCGGCGTTTACGCGGGAAAATATGA
- the serS gene encoding serine--tRNA ligase: MLDVKILRSEYSRVEEALKNRGKSLDLIADFPKLDARRRELLQESESLKNRRNTVSAEVAKLKKNRENADELILEMRQVSDQIKAMDEEVRELEASISELTLAIPNIPHESVPIGASEEENVEIRRWAEPKAFDFEPKAHWEIAQNLSILDFEAGAKVTGSRFTFYKGLGARLERALISFMMDLHSDKHGYEEMLPPYIVNRDSLYGTGQLPKFEEDLFKISDTDYYLIPTAEVPVTNYHREEILNSEDLPKYYVAYSSCFRSEAGAAGRDTRGLIRQHQFNKVEMVKIVHPETSFDELEKMTADAERVLQLLNLPYRVMTLCTGDMGFGSMKTYDLEVWLPESGVYREISSCSNIGDFQARRANIRFRPEPKSKPEFVHTLNGSGLAVGRTVAAILENYQQADGSVVIPEVLRPYMGNVSIIEPKK, from the coding sequence GTGTTAGACGTAAAAATATTGCGCAGCGAGTACAGTCGTGTTGAAGAAGCGCTGAAGAATCGAGGCAAATCGCTCGATTTGATTGCGGATTTTCCTAAGCTTGACGCCCGGCGCCGGGAATTGCTGCAGGAAAGCGAAAGTTTGAAGAATCGCCGCAACACCGTGTCGGCTGAAGTAGCCAAGCTGAAAAAAAATCGCGAAAATGCAGATGAGCTGATTCTGGAGATGCGCCAAGTGTCAGACCAGATTAAAGCAATGGATGAGGAAGTTCGTGAGCTGGAAGCCAGCATATCCGAGCTTACTTTGGCGATTCCGAATATTCCCCACGAAAGTGTGCCGATCGGCGCCTCGGAGGAGGAGAACGTGGAAATTCGCCGCTGGGCGGAGCCTAAAGCTTTTGATTTCGAACCTAAGGCTCACTGGGAGATTGCCCAGAACCTGAGTATTTTGGACTTTGAAGCAGGCGCGAAGGTTACGGGTTCCCGATTTACGTTCTACAAAGGTCTGGGTGCACGGCTTGAGCGTGCCTTAATCAGTTTCATGATGGATCTGCACAGCGACAAACACGGCTATGAGGAAATGCTGCCTCCATATATCGTCAACCGGGACAGCTTGTACGGAACGGGACAACTGCCTAAATTCGAAGAGGATTTATTCAAAATTAGCGATACGGACTATTACCTGATCCCAACGGCTGAGGTTCCTGTAACGAACTACCATCGTGAGGAAATCCTAAATAGCGAGGATCTGCCTAAATATTACGTCGCATACAGCTCCTGTTTCCGTTCGGAAGCCGGTGCCGCAGGACGCGACACTCGGGGACTTATTCGTCAGCATCAGTTCAATAAGGTCGAAATGGTGAAGATTGTGCATCCGGAAACATCGTTTGATGAGCTCGAGAAAATGACGGCGGATGCGGAGCGAGTGCTCCAGCTGTTGAATCTCCCTTATCGCGTCATGACGCTATGTACCGGGGATATGGGCTTCGGCTCCATGAAAACCTATGATCTGGAAGTATGGCTTCCGGAGAGCGGCGTATACCGTGAAATCTCTTCCTGCTCGAATATTGGAGATTTCCAGGCACGCCGTGCCAATATTCGTTTCCGTCCGGAGCCGAAGAGCAAGCCGGAGTTTGTTCACACCTTGAATGGTTCCGGGCTCGCGGTAGGGCGTACGGTTGCAGCCATTCTGGAGAATTATCAGCAGGCCGACGGCTCCGTTGTCATTCCGGAAGTGCTTCGCCCTTACATGGGGAATGTTAGCATCATCGAACCTAAGAAATAA
- the pdxT gene encoding pyridoxal 5'-phosphate synthase glutaminase subunit PdxT yields the protein MKVGVLALQGAVAEHIRSITLAGAKGVPIKKVEQLDDIDGLIIPGGESTTIGKLMRKYDFMDAIRQFSAQGKPIFGTCAGLIVLAERIQGDEEAHLKLMDITVARNAFGRQRESFETDLPVKGIDETVRAVFIRAPLILEVGPGVEVLSTYKDEIVTARQSHLLAASYHPELTDDYRLHQYFVEMVRSRATAPQA from the coding sequence ATGAAGGTCGGCGTACTGGCACTTCAGGGTGCCGTTGCAGAGCATATTCGAAGCATTACGCTTGCTGGCGCCAAAGGGGTGCCCATCAAGAAGGTCGAGCAGCTGGACGACATTGACGGCTTGATTATCCCTGGCGGTGAGAGCACGACGATTGGCAAGCTGATGCGCAAGTATGATTTTATGGATGCGATTCGTCAGTTTTCAGCCCAAGGCAAACCGATATTCGGAACCTGTGCCGGACTGATCGTGCTGGCCGAGCGAATTCAAGGCGACGAAGAAGCGCATTTGAAGCTGATGGACATCACGGTGGCGCGGAACGCGTTCGGACGACAGCGTGAAAGTTTCGAGACTGATTTGCCTGTGAAGGGCATCGATGAAACGGTGCGAGCCGTCTTCATCCGCGCTCCGCTTATTCTGGAAGTGGGACCGGGCGTTGAGGTTCTGTCCACGTATAAGGATGAGATCGTTACAGCCAGACAAAGCCATCTGCTTGCGGCTTCCTATCATCCGGAGCTGACAGACGATTACCGGCTCCATCAATATTTTGTGGAGATGGTTCGTTCCCGAGCGACGGCGCCACAGGCGTAA
- the pdxS gene encoding pyridoxal 5'-phosphate synthase lyase subunit PdxS, producing METGTSTVKRGMAEMQKGGVIMDVMNAEQAKIAEAAGATAVMALERVPSDIRAAGGVARMADPTIVEEVMKVVSIPVMAKARIGHYVEAKVLESLGVDYLDESEVLTPADEVFHIDKWDFTVPFVCGAKDIGEALRRIGEGASMIRTKGEPGTGNIVEAVRHMRLINSQIRKVRNMSKDELYAEAKNLGVSYDLLKGVHETGKLPVVNFAAGGVATPADAALMMHLGADGVFVGSGIFKSDNPEKFARAIVEATTHYDDYKLIAEVSKNLGAPMKGIEISKLSPAERMQDRGW from the coding sequence ATGGAAACAGGAACATCTACTGTAAAAAGAGGTATGGCGGAAATGCAAAAAGGCGGCGTCATTATGGACGTCATGAATGCGGAACAAGCGAAAATCGCTGAAGCTGCCGGTGCTACGGCAGTTATGGCGCTGGAGCGAGTTCCTTCCGATATTCGCGCTGCTGGGGGAGTAGCACGTATGGCTGACCCAACCATCGTTGAGGAAGTCATGAAGGTCGTATCCATTCCAGTTATGGCCAAAGCTCGTATCGGTCATTACGTTGAAGCGAAAGTGCTTGAATCTCTCGGCGTGGATTACCTCGATGAGAGTGAAGTGCTGACGCCTGCGGATGAAGTGTTCCACATCGACAAATGGGATTTCACCGTACCGTTCGTATGCGGCGCGAAAGATATCGGTGAGGCGTTGCGTCGCATCGGCGAGGGTGCATCCATGATCCGCACGAAGGGCGAGCCGGGAACCGGCAATATCGTGGAAGCAGTTCGCCATATGCGTTTGATCAACAGCCAAATTCGCAAGGTTCGCAACATGTCGAAGGACGAACTGTATGCCGAAGCCAAAAACCTCGGTGTTTCCTATGACCTCCTGAAAGGCGTTCACGAGACGGGCAAGCTGCCTGTCGTTAACTTTGCCGCCGGTGGCGTGGCCACCCCTGCGGATGCCGCATTGATGATGCATCTGGGCGCTGACGGCGTTTTTGTAGGATCCGGTATTTTCAAATCCGATAACCCTGAGAAATTTGCTCGTGCGATCGTGGAAGCGACAACGCATTATGATGATTATAAATTGATTGCTGAAGTATCCAAGAACCTGGGTGCTCCAATGAAAGGCATCGAGATATCCAAGCTTAGTCCGGCTGAGCGCATGCAGGATCGCGGCTGGTAA